From the genome of Pirellulales bacterium:
TTGAATCGGCCAATTCGCTCAGCGGCGACGATTGGCTCGATATTGCCGATGTTAACCGCGACGGCGCGGTTACCATGGCCGACCTGACCGCACTCATGCAATTGCTGACGGGACAAATTCCCAGCTCAGGATCCGGCTCCCTTTCCGTCGTGCCGGAACCGGCAGCAGCGGAGCTGGCCCTGGTGGCCTTGGGCGGGCTCATCGCCCTGTGGCGAATTCGCCGCCGCTAAATGGCGCGCGGTTCTTTTTCCAACACGCCCAGCACAATTTTTCGCAGCTTGGGCTCGGCAATGGAAGCAGCGTGCAAAATTTCTTTGATGTCAACCGGCTTCAACGTGTCGGGAAAGCACATGTCGGTAATGGCCGAAAGACCCAACACGCGCATGCCGCTGTGCACGGCCACGGTGCACTCCGGCACGGTAGACATGCCCACGCAATCGGCCCCAATGGTTCGCAAGAACCGATATTCAGCCCGGGTTTCCAAATTCGGACCGCTCACGGCGACAAACACCCCGCGATGGGCCACAAAATTTTCGCGCCGCGCCACTTCGAGCGCCCGATCAATCAGCTCCGGCGTGTAAGCGCGGCTCATATCGGGGAAGCGCGGACCGAGCCGATCGTCGTTAATGCCGATTAGCGGGTTGCCTCCCATCAGGTTAATGTGATCGTCGATCACCATCACGTCGCCAATGCGATATGCCGGGTTCATGCCGCCGCAGGCGTTGGAGACGATGAGCAAATCGGCTCCCAAAAATTTCATTACCCGCACGGGGAATGTAATTTTTTGGTGCGGATAGGCCTCGTACGAATGCACGCGCCCTTCCATGGCCACCACCGGCACGCCTGCCAGCCGGCCGCAGACCAGCACCCCGGCATGGCTTGTGGCCGTCGATTGTGCGAAATGGGGGATGTCGCCGTACGGAATGGTGGCTTCGGCTTCAATTTCGCGAGCCAAAGCGCCCAGCCCGGTACCCAAGATAATTCCCGCGTGCGGTTTGCCGGACCATTTTTTGCGAATGGCGGCAATCGATTCTTGTATTTGGTTGTACAACTCGAGCATGGCCGATGGGTGACAGAAAAAGTGTTGCCGGAGTGTTTAGCCGCGACGCGCCAGCGGAGCGAGCGGTAAGACAATGATGCTGGCGACGCGCGAATGGATCGCTAACCGTCGATGCCGTAATTCCGCAGTAGCGAGTGAAATTCGGGCAGCGGACAGAGCGATTTCAAATCAGGATCGACTTCCAAATGACTGAAGTCGTTGTACCCTAACTCCAAGGCGCTGGCCAGGGCCTCAATGGCGGTTTGCGGCTCGCCTTGTACCGCCAGGCTGCAAGCCAGATTGTAGTGCACCAGGCAATCCTCGGGGAGCAACTTTGCTAATTGCCGATCAATGGCTATCGCCCGATCGTGCCGGCCCTGGCGAGCATGCAATTCCCCCAACAATTTCAGCACGCGAATGTTGTTGGGTTGGCGCTCGAGAATGCGCTCGTAAAATGCGGCGTCGAAGTCAGCCTGGTCTAAGTTTCCAAACCACGCGGCCGACGCCGAAGGAAAAGCGGACGCGGAATTGGGTTGTGCGGAACTTGGTTCGCTGGGGCTCATCGTCGCGGGAAAAGCAGTTGGTTGACGGGTTTTTGCAGGCTCGATCTGGTGCACATTCCCTGTTGCCAACTATCGGCCGATCCGCCCATCGGCTTTGGCCCGCTTGCCCGTTATACGCGGCTGGGGCATTATTTGCCGTCAAAATCCTTATCATCCTTAGCGTCGCCATTCTTTTCATCGATCTCATCGTCCTCATCTTCGAGGTCGTCCTCCTCGTCGAGGTCGGATTCAAAGTCGTCGTCAAAGTCGTCGTCGAAATCGTCCTCGTCCCATTCTTCTTCCTCCACCAACGGGCCGTCATCGAGCAAGCCATCATCTTCTAAATCCTCGTCGTCGCCGCCGTCTTCGTCTTCAGAGTCTTCATCTTTTTTTTCCTCGCCTGGTTTTTCTTCGTCTTCCTCGGCGCGTGGAGATTGCTCGAAGCCCGAGAGAAACCAGCGCGACTCTTCCAAATCGCGATTGCCGAAGCCGATTTGTCGCCAAACCGGTGCGTCCGACCACCACACAGTACCCGCCGCCCGCATAGCAAGTTCTCCAGAAGAAATATTTTGGCTGCCGATTACGTCATTTGTGCTCGCAGCCAAGTGGCTTACCCTTTGCCCGATCCAGCTTTCCTATCGGTGGCCGAAACGTTTGTCAAGCGGGGCATAGGATGGGCAAAACGCCTAGCGTGTGAACAGCTCCTGATCGGAGTGCGGCGTTCCACTGGCGGCCGACGCCGGCTTGGTGGGGTGCGGCCTGGCCGAAGAGTTGATTATTCGCCATTTGGCTTGCGGCGTAGATTCCTTTGGTGGGGCGTCGTCGGTCTTGTCCCTGGTTTTGCCGCCCGCGGTTTGAGCAGCAATTAGTTCCAACAACCGATGCGGTTCCGGATGACCGGGCTCCACCCCCTGCCAGATTTGCAGCACCGGCTCCGCT
Proteins encoded in this window:
- a CDS encoding purine-nucleoside phosphorylase, which produces MLELYNQIQESIAAIRKKWSGKPHAGIILGTGLGALAREIEAEATIPYGDIPHFAQSTATSHAGVLVCGRLAGVPVVAMEGRVHSYEAYPHQKITFPVRVMKFLGADLLIVSNACGGMNPAYRIGDVMVIDDHINLMGGNPLIGINDDRLGPRFPDMSRAYTPELIDRALEVARRENFVAHRGVFVAVSGPNLETRAEYRFLRTIGADCVGMSTVPECTVAVHSGMRVLGLSAITDMCFPDTLKPVDIKEILHAASIAEPKLRKIVLGVLEKEPRAI
- a CDS encoding tetratricopeptide repeat protein produces the protein MSPSEPSSAQPNSASAFPSASAAWFGNLDQADFDAAFYERILERQPNNIRVLKLLGELHARQGRHDRAIAIDRQLAKLLPEDCLVHYNLACSLAVQGEPQTAIEALASALELGYNDFSHLEVDPDLKSLCPLPEFHSLLRNYGIDG